A window of Patagioenas fasciata isolate bPatFas1 chromosome 5, bPatFas1.hap1, whole genome shotgun sequence contains these coding sequences:
- the LOC139828095 gene encoding uncharacterized protein has product MDTGAQCTIIPSNYKGTQSINIVGVTGGSQELTVVEAEMSLTGKNWQKHPIVTGPDAPCILGIDYLRRGYFKDPKGYRWAFGIAAVDTEKTEQLSDLPGLSDDPSVVGLLRVDDQQVPIATMTVHRQQYRTNRDSLIPIQKLIRQLESQGVISKTRSPFNSPIWPVRKSSDEWRLTVDYRGLNEVTPPLSAAVPDMLELQFELESKATKRYATIDIANAFFSIPVAAECRPQFAFTWRGIRYTWNRLPQGWKHSPTICHGLIQTTLEQGEAPEHLQYIDDIIVWGDTAKEVSEKAGDNGLTWSLWQKAPGETRGRPLGFWSRGYKGSEANYTPTEKEILAAYEGVRAASEVIGTEAQLLLAPRLPVLSWMFKGTIPSPHHATEVTWSKWIALITQRARIGSPNRPGILEVITDWPESKDFGMSPDEEEVKRAEEAPPYNTLSETDKQYALFTDGSCRLVGKHRRWKAAVWSPTRQVTEATEGQGESSQFAEVKAIQLALDIAEREKWPILYLYTDSWMVANALWGWLQQWKKSNWQRRGKPIWAATLWQDIAARLESLPVKVRHVDAHVPKSRATEEHLNNQQADQAAKIKVAEVDLDWQHKGELFLARWAHDASGHQGRDATYKWARDRGVDLTMDTISQVIHECETCTEIKQAKRLKPVWYGGRWLKYKYGEAWQIDYITLPQTRQGKRYVLTMVEATTGWLETYAVPHATA; this is encoded by the exons atggacactggtgctcagtgcacaataattccttctaattataaaggaacgcaatccatcaatattgttggagtgactgggggatcccaggaactgactgttgtagaggctgaaatgagcctaactggaaaaaactggcaaaagcatcccattgtgactggtccagatgctccgtgcatccttggcatagactacctcaggagagggtattttaaggacccaaaagggtataggtgggcatttggtatagcagctgtggacactgagaaaactgaacagctgtctgatttgcctggtctttcagatgacccttctgttgtaggactgctgagggttgacgatcagcaggtgccaattgctaccatgacggtgcatcgccagcaatatcgcaccaatcgagactctttgattcctatccagaagctgatccgtcaattggaaagccagggtgtgatcagtaagactcgctcaccttttaacagcccaatctggccagtgcgtaagtctagtgacgagtggagactaactgtagactatcgtggcctgaatgaagttacaccaccactgagtgctgctgtgcctgacatgctagaactgcaatttgaactggagtcaaaggcaaccaagcggtatgctacaattgacattgctaatgcatttttctctattcctgtagcagcagagtgcaggccgcagtttgctttcacctggaggggcatccggtatacatggaatcgcttgccccaggggtggaaacacagtcctaccatctgccatggactgatccagaccacgctggagcaaggtgaagctccagagcacttgcagtatattgatgacatcatcgtatggggcgacacagcgaaagaagtctccgagaaag ccggagataatggacttacctggagcctctggcagaaagcaccaggagaaacccgaggtcgacccttaggtttttggagtcgaggatacaaaggatctgaggccaactatactccaactgaaaaggagatactagcagcatatgaaggagttcgagctgcttcagaagtgatcggcactgaagcacagctcctcctggcacctcgactgccggtgctgagctggatgttcaaagggacgattccctctccacatcatgcaaccgaagttacatggagtaaatggattgcactgatcacgcaacgagctcgaattggaagtcccaaccgtccagggatattagaagttattacagactggccagaaagcaaagactttgggatgtctccagatgaggaagaagtaaaacgtgctgaagaagcaccaccatataatacactttcagagactgataagcagtatgcactgttcacagatggatcctgtcgtcttgtaggaaaacatcgaaggtggaaagctgctgtgtggagtcccacacgacaagttacagaagctactgaaggacaaggtgaatccagtcagtttgcagaagtgaaagccatccagctggctttggacattgctgaacgagagaagtggccaatactttatctctatactgactcatggatggtagcaaatgccttgtgggggtggctacagcaatggaagaaaagcaactggcagcgcagaggtaaacccatttgggctgccacactgtggcaagacattgctgctcggctagagagcctgcctgtgaaagttcgtcatgtagatgctcatgtgcctaaaagtcgagccaccgaggaacatctaaacaaccaacaagcagatcaagctgctaagattaaagtagctgaggtggacttggactggcaacataaaggtgaacttttcctagctcggtgggcccatgatgcttcagggcatcaaggtagagatgcaacatacaaatgggctcgtgatcgaggggtggatttaactatggacactatttcacaggttattcatgaatgtgaaacttgcaccgaaatcaaacaagcaaaacggttaaaacctgtatggtatggggggcgatggttaaagtataagtatggagaagcttggcagattgattatattacacttccacaaacacgtcaaggtaagcgttatgtacttacaatggtggaagcaaccaccggatggttggaaacatatgccgtacctcatgctacagcctga